The Daucus carota subsp. sativus chromosome 9, DH1 v3.0, whole genome shotgun sequence genome window below encodes:
- the LOC108202871 gene encoding uncharacterized protein LOC108202871, with translation MSPATKSKSKSKEKPLTKATKELQKASQKYPESNNGSTPASAYNPLSGTFHSLDSASGTSSPPLQSNGRFRNIEETDDHSGNLHRTAIEYDSLSNNDSCSGESEDHKEKATTTAIRPDVVTVSDNEKREKIRQKNERKHQRQRERRAQELHERCSGYLMSRKLESLSQQIVAMGFTSERATMALMLNEGRLQESVNWLFEGTEQESQTKDIGSGANLKIDIAEELARISEMEVRHKCSKQEVERVVVSCEGDLDKAEETLNSQKPEPITHPKPEESASLKHAMMHQEKPTSAVTTLLNRNEGEMAYSKGAVALPTHPATGSRNQLSSKIIPSKPQTEKRVSGNYNSSLSYSSTGPIQVASSSAKVMAQLGVGLEGRPFHQGAAIKEPIVMMQRPQSINIKPSSVINSSASPPGTNQWYGNNVMGVDNMILNGKMVHSQSSGNFGTGSQHFYPQSQSRNLGPDNPSSRQYNTQAQYMQQRAYMSNSVDPVAARPVAPSWSPVGTSSSPSLTVPSSLGLFSGFGSGATSGLPSHVDWNARDMMSHCDYNSIDWTLKSNPMSPPKLNDLMLEDRSGGLMRGLSSMHSTNGVRVAGLQDGGPTEATTSGVPREWTSPFAGKDIFSLPRQFVTSPSP, from the coding sequence ATGTCTCCAGCGACAAAATCAAAGTCCAAATCTAAGGAGAAGCCCCTCACAAAGGCTACCAAAGAACTGCAGAAGGCTTCTCAGAAATATCCCGAATCCAATAATGGTAGCACTCCTGCAAGTGCGTATAATCCACTGTCTGGAACATTTCATAGCCTGGATTCTGCGTCAGGGACCTCTTCGCCACCCCTGCAGAGCAATGGTCGTTTTCGTAATATAGAAGAAACAGATGATCACTCTGGTAACCTGCATAGAACAGCTATCGAGTATGATTCCCTTTCCAATAACGATAGCTGTTCCGGTGAATCAGAGGACCATAAAGAGAAGGCAACTACTACAGCTATTCGGCCGGATGTAGTTACTGTGTCTGACAATGAGAAGCGAGAAAAGATCCGTCAGAAGAATGAGAGGAAACACCAACGTCAAAGGGAGAGGAGAGCACAAGAGTTGCATGAGCGCTGCAGTGGGTATCTCATGTCAAGGAAATTAGAGTCATTATCCCAGCAGATTGTGGCAATGGGATTTACTTCTGAGCGAGCGACTATGGCTCTAATGCTGAATGAAGGCAGACTTCAAGAATCAGTTAATTGGCTTTTTGAGGGAACTGAACAAGAGTCTCAAACGAAGGATATTGGTAGTGGTGCAAACTTGAAAATTGATATTGCTGAAGAGCTTGCTCGGATTTCTGAAATGGAGGTTAGGCACAAATGCTCGAAACAAGAGGTTGAAAGAGTAGTTGTTTCATGTGAGGGTGACCTTGACAAGGCAGAAGAGACGTTGAATTCTCAGAAGCCGGAACCTATTACCCACCCAAAGCCTGAGGAGAGTGCCTCCCTGAAGCATGCAATGATGCACCAAGAAAAGCCTACTTCTGCAGTCACTACACTACTAAATAGGAATGAGGGTGAGATGGCATACTCTAAGGGGGCAGTTGCATTGCCAACACACCCTGCAACTGGGTCTAGAAACCAACTTTCTTCAAAAATTATCCCTTCAAAGCCCCAAACAGAGAAGAGGGTTTCAGGAAATTACAATTCATCTCTGTCATACTCATCTACTGGACCTATACAAGTAGCATCTTCATCAGCAAAGGTGATGGCACAGCTTGGTGTTGGCTTGGAAGGGAGACCTTTTCATCAGGGAGCAGCAATTAAGGAGCCAATAGTTATGATGCAACGTCCCCAATCTATAAATATAAAGCCGAGTAGTGTCATTAACAGCAGTGCTTCTCCACCAGGGACAAATCAGTGGTATGGTAACAATGTCATGGGTGTTGATAACATGATTCTTAATGGTAAGATGGTGCACAGTCAGAGTTCAGGAAATTTCGGAACTGGTTCGCAACACTTCTATCCCCAATCACAGAGTAGAAATCTGGGCCCGGATAATCCTAGTTCAAggcagtacaacactcaagctCAATATATGCAGCAACGTGCATACATGTCCAACTCGGTTGATCCTGTGGCAGCAAGGCCGGTAGCCCCCTCTTGGAGTCCTGTGGGCACTTCATCATCTCCTTCACTCACTGTGCCATCTTCTCTTGGTCTATTTTCTGGTTTTGGATCTGGTGCAACTTCAGGTTTACCTTCTCATGTCGATTGGAATGCAAGGGACATGATGTCTCATTGTGATTACAATAGTATAGATTGGACACTGAAATCAAACCCCATGTCGCCTCCAAAATTAAATGATTTGATGCTAGAGGACAGATCAGGTGGCCTGATGCGGGGGCTGTCGTCCATGCACAGTACAAATGGGGTTAGAGTTGCAGGATTGCAGGATGGCGGACCAACGGAAGCAACAACTTCTGGTGTTCCTCGAGAGTGGACCTCACCTTTTGCTGGGAAGGACATCTTTAGCTTGCCCAGGCAATTTGTTACTTCTCCCTCTCCTTAA
- the LOC108200623 gene encoding pentatricopeptide repeat-containing protein At1g11290, chloroplastic, translated as MRFGFKLNRINLDNFWWQTDNHPSHAQTCFHITSHGNTYKYTYIYSYITVTKMLAMSSQTLPLPITHTISHTISERTYIPSHIYTHPCATLLELCTSLEQLHQIIPLIIKNGLYKETLFQTKLISLFTKFNSLNEAARVFEPIEDKTDAMYHTMLKGYAHASVLNDAVSFFCRMNVENVKYVVYNFTYLLKICGEFRDVRRGKEIQGVLIVNGFGGNLFAMTGVMNLYAKCGLVFEAFKMFERMPVRDLVCWNSMIGGFVHNGLAKEALELVGELHREGLRADHVTIVSVMPCVGSMGALNIGRAMHGFVLRSGLESFVNVSTSLVDMYCKCRCVETARLVFDGIEGKNVVSWNSMIDGYAQSGDGAEEAWSLFQEMLNQGVNPTGVTIMAVLVSCAVLGDLERGKFVHQLANQLGLDNDVSIVNSLISMYCKCKRADIAAGLFKNIQNKTIVSWNAMILGYAQNGYVTEALDYFCKMKLQNLKPDSFTLVSVIPALAELSVTRQAKWIHGVVIRGCFDKNVFVMTALVDMYAKCGAIYTSRKLFDMMDYKHVTTWNVMIDGYGTHGFGKAAIDLFHQMLRGDAKPNSITFLCIISACSHSGFVEEGKQFFTMMKKDFAVEPSMDHYGAMVDLLGRSGRLQEAWDFIQNMPVEPGINVLGAMLGACKIHKNVDLGEVAANRLFAMNPEEGGYHVLLANIYSNAAMWDKVAEVRNIMVNKGIQKTPGCSLVNLKNEVHTYSGTVRHPQSKRIYAFLETLLDDIKAAGYAPDTSSIHDVEDDIHEQLLKTHSEKLAIAFGLLNSSPGSTIHIRKNLRVCTDCHNATKYISLVTRREIIVRDMHRFHHFKDGMCSCGDYW; from the coding sequence ATGCGGTTTGGATTCAAACTGAACCGGATCAATTTGGATAATTTTTGGTGGCAAACTGACAATCACCCTTCCCACGCACAAACCTGTTTTCATATCACCAGCCATGGAAATACatacaaatatacatacatttattcatatattacaGTAACAAAGATGCTAGCGATGAGTTCCCAGACTCTACCACTCCCAATAACACACACTATTTCACACACAATCTCCGAAAGAACCTACATTCCATCTCACATTTACACACACCCTTGTGCTACTTTACTTGAACTCTGCACTTCTCTTGAACAACTTCACCAAATCATCCCTTTAATCATCAAGAACGGTCTTTATAAAGAGACCCTTTTTCAAACTAAGCTCATTAGTCTATTTACCAAGTTTAATAGCTTAAACGAAGCTGCTCGTGTTTTTGAGCCTATTGAAGATAAGACTGATGCTATGTATCATACTATGCTTAAAGGGTATGCTCATGCTTCGGTTTTAAATGATGCGGTTTCGTTCTTTTGCCGGATGAATGTGGAAAATGTTAAGTATGTTGTGTATAACTTTACttatttgttgaaaatttgTGGGGAGTTTAGGGATGTTAGAAGGGGGAAAGAGATTCAGGGGGTGTTGATTGTTAATGGGTTTGGTGGGAATTTGTTTGCTATGACAGGGGTTATGAATTTGTATGCCAAGTGTGGGTTGGTTTTCGAGGCATTTAAGATGTTTGAGAGAATGCCTGTGAGGGACTTGGTTTGTTGGAATAGTATGATTGGGGGGTTTGTGCACAATGGGCTTGCCAAGGAGGCGTTGGAGTTGGTTGGGGAGTTGCATAGGGAGGGGTTGAGGGCTGATCATGTCACGATTGTTTCGGTTATGCCTTGTGTTGGTAGTATGGGGGCGTTGAATATTGGGAGAGCGATGCATGGGTTTGTGTTGAGAAGTGGGTTGGAGTCGTTTGTGAATGTTTCTACGTCGTTGGTTGATATGTATTGTAAATGCAGGTGCGTGGAAACTGCACGTTTGGTTTTTGATGGAATTGAAGGGAAGAATGTTGTGTCGTGGAACTCTATGATTGATGGGTATGCCCAAAGTGGGGATGGTGCTGAGGAAGCGTGGTCGCTTTTTCAAGAGATGTTGAATCAAGGGGTGAACCCGACTGGAGTTACTATAATGGCGGTGTTAGTTTCTTGTGCTGTTTTGGGTGATCTTGAAAGAGGTAAATTTGTTCATCAGCTAGCTAATCAATTAGGACTAGATAATGATGTGTCTATAGTGAACTCTTTAATTTCCATGTATTGCAAGTGTAAAAGAGCTGACATTGCTGCCGGTTTGTTTAagaatatacaaaataaaactaTTGTTTCGTGGAATGCTATGATATTAGGGTACGCACAAAATGGGTATGTGACTGAAGCTCTTGATTACTTCTGCAAAATGAAACTGCAGAACTTGAAACCTGATTCTTTTACGTTGGTAAGTGTAATTCCTGCTCTTGCTGAGTTATCAGTGACACGTCAAGCAAAATGGATTCATGGTGTAGTAATTAGGGGTTGTTTCGACAAGAATGTGTTTGTGATGACTGCTCTTGTGGACATGTACGCAAAATGTGGAGCAATTTATACTTCTAGGAAGTTGTTTGACATGATGGATTACAAACATGTAACAACATGGAACGTTATGATTGATGGATATGGAACTCATGGGTTTGGAAAGGCTGCAATCGACTTGTTTCACCAAATGTTACGAGGGGATGCAAAACCAAATAGTATaacatttttatgtattatcTCAGCCTGCAGCCACTCGGGGTTTGTGGAAGAGGGAAAACAGTTCTTCACCATGATGAAAAAAGATTTTGCAGTAGAGCCTTCAATGGACCATTATGGTGCTATGGTTGATCTGCTTGGGCGATCTGGCCGGCTTCAGGAGGCATGGGATTTCATTCAAAATATGCCAGTTGAACCTGGTATTAATGTATTAGGTGCTATGCTGGGCGCATGTAAGATCCACAAAAATGTTGACTTAGGGGAGGTGGCAGCAAACAGGCTGTTTGCAATGAACCCAGAAGAAGGCGGGTATCATGTGTTACTAGCGAATATTTACTCTAATGCTGCAATGTGGGACAAAGTGGCTGAAGTTAGAAATATAATGGTAAACAAAGGAATCCAGAAAACCCCCGGATGCAGTTTAGTAAACCTCAAAAATGAAGTTCACACCTATTCCGGAACTGTAAGACATCCACAATCTAAAAGAATTTATGCATTCCTCGAGACGCTACTGGATGACATTAAAGCCGCAGGGTATGCACCCGACACGAGTTCAATTCAtgatgtagaagatgatattcaCGAGCAATTGCTCAAGACTCATAGCGAGAAATTGGCTATTGCATTTGGCCTTCTCAACTCCAGTCCTGGGTCTACCATTCACATTCGGAAGAATCTTCGTGTTTGTACTGATTGCCATAACGCGACAAAGTACATCTCACTTGTCACAAGAAGAGAGATTATTGTACGTGATATGCATCGTTTCCACCATTTTAAGGACGGGATGTGCTCTTGCGGAGATTATTGGTGA